One segment of Herbaspirillum hiltneri N3 DNA contains the following:
- the leuC gene encoding 3-isopropylmalate dehydratase large subunit: MPDSKTLFEKLWERHVVADYKSSVLLYIDKHLVNEVTSPQAFDGIRAAGRKLWRASSVVATADHNIPTLNRRQGMHDRAAQEQLQALEENCSQFDLTYFSLNDPRQGILHVVAPELGDTLPGTTIACGDSHTTTHGAFAALAFGVGTSDIEQVLATQTLTVPKLKSLRVDIEGTLPAGVYAKDVALGFIREFGTDCAVGHVLEFAGSVVSGLSMEARMTLCNMATEAGARAGLIAVDDTTINYLQGRPLAPTGEQWTAAVAYWKTLRSDPGARYDKVLRFNVDTLTPQVTWGTTPAMSVGINESIPSLASFSDPAARKAAENALKYMGLTGGTPIRSLRLDKIFIGSCTNSRIEDLRVAAGIVEGKKVAANIRQALIVPGSGLVKKQAESEGLDKIFINAGFEWRDAGCSMCLGMNNDRLSDGERCASTSNRNFEGRQGHGGRSHLVSPALAAASAIAGHFCLPGEY; encoded by the coding sequence ATGCCGGACAGCAAAACACTATTCGAGAAACTTTGGGAGCGCCATGTCGTCGCAGACTACAAGTCGTCTGTGCTGCTCTATATCGACAAACATCTGGTCAATGAAGTCACCAGTCCGCAGGCATTCGACGGCATTCGTGCTGCCGGCAGGAAACTATGGCGGGCAAGCTCCGTCGTCGCGACCGCCGATCATAACATTCCCACCCTGAACCGGCGGCAGGGCATGCACGATCGTGCGGCGCAGGAACAATTGCAGGCCCTGGAAGAAAACTGCAGCCAGTTCGATCTGACCTACTTCTCGCTCAACGATCCCCGCCAGGGAATTCTGCACGTGGTCGCGCCCGAACTGGGCGATACGCTGCCCGGCACCACGATTGCCTGCGGAGACTCTCATACCACCACGCACGGGGCCTTTGCGGCGCTTGCATTTGGCGTCGGCACCTCGGATATCGAGCAGGTCCTGGCAACCCAGACACTCACCGTACCCAAGCTGAAATCCTTGCGCGTCGACATCGAGGGAACGCTTCCGGCCGGGGTCTACGCCAAGGACGTCGCGCTTGGATTCATCCGCGAATTCGGCACGGACTGCGCCGTCGGCCACGTGCTGGAATTTGCCGGAAGCGTGGTTTCCGGTCTGAGCATGGAAGCGCGGATGACACTCTGCAACATGGCCACGGAAGCCGGCGCCAGGGCCGGGCTGATCGCGGTGGACGACACCACCATCAATTATCTTCAAGGACGTCCGTTGGCGCCCACCGGCGAACAATGGACCGCCGCCGTCGCCTACTGGAAGACCCTGCGATCCGATCCCGGCGCGCGCTACGACAAGGTGCTCCGCTTCAATGTCGATACCTTGACTCCGCAAGTCACTTGGGGCACCACTCCGGCCATGTCCGTCGGCATCAATGAATCGATTCCATCGCTCGCAAGCTTCTCCGATCCGGCTGCGCGCAAGGCTGCCGAGAACGCGTTGAAGTACATGGGGCTGACCGGCGGCACGCCGATCCGGTCCCTGCGGCTGGACAAGATCTTCATCGGCTCCTGCACCAATTCGCGCATCGAGGATTTGCGCGTGGCGGCCGGGATTGTGGAAGGAAAAAAAGTGGCCGCCAATATCCGCCAGGCCCTGATCGTTCCCGGCTCCGGCCTGGTGAAGAAGCAGGCGGAAAGCGAAGGCTTGGACAAGATTTTCATCAACGCCGGATTTGAGTGGCGGGATGCCGGCTGCTCCATGTGCCTGGGGATGAACAATGACCGTCTTTCCGACGGTGAGCGTTGCGCCTCGACCTCCAACCGGAACTTCGAGGGACGGCAAGGCCATGGCGGCCGCAGTCATCTGGTGAGCCCGGCGCTGGCCGCCGCGAGTGCAATCGCAGGCCATTTCTGCTTGCCGGGAGAATACTGA
- a CDS encoding LysR family transcriptional regulator, whose product MRFDLDTLKLFVLVVEHGSISAASEPGHIVTSAISRRLSDLEEEAGVPLLRRRSRGVEPTAAGLSIYQHAKSILGQLRQIDCDISEHRSGIKGNVRIWVNMTALCYYLPAQLHAFMAEYPDVSIELVEKLSDAIPHAVKAGEADLGICAPTDSVAGVSEAIYVTDPLVLIVPRDHKFASRKRIRFEDTLDEKHIMMQSGASIHTMSQMAARALKRKIHLSVLVTSFDAIRNMVSEGLGIAVIPELALKGVDATRYSVVRLTDKWCLRKFKILWNDQLPQSPAAMRLLRHLRNDAL is encoded by the coding sequence ATGCGTTTCGATCTGGATACATTGAAGTTGTTTGTGCTGGTGGTGGAGCACGGCAGTATTTCCGCTGCCTCCGAACCAGGCCACATCGTCACTTCTGCCATCAGTCGCCGGCTTTCCGATCTGGAGGAGGAGGCCGGCGTACCGCTGCTGCGCCGCCGCAGCAGAGGCGTGGAGCCGACCGCAGCCGGCCTTTCCATTTACCAGCACGCCAAAAGCATACTCGGCCAGCTGCGCCAGATAGACTGCGACATCAGCGAGCATCGCTCCGGGATCAAAGGCAACGTCCGCATCTGGGTCAACATGACCGCACTGTGCTATTACCTTCCGGCCCAGCTTCATGCCTTCATGGCCGAATACCCGGATGTGAGCATCGAACTGGTGGAAAAACTGAGTGATGCCATTCCGCACGCCGTGAAGGCGGGAGAGGCGGACCTGGGGATATGCGCACCGACCGATAGCGTGGCAGGCGTGTCCGAAGCAATCTACGTCACCGATCCACTGGTGCTGATCGTGCCGCGCGATCACAAGTTCGCATCGCGCAAGCGCATCCGGTTTGAGGATACGCTCGACGAAAAACACATCATGATGCAGAGCGGCGCCTCCATTCACACCATGTCACAGATGGCGGCCCGGGCGCTCAAGCGAAAAATCCATCTCTCGGTACTCGTCACCAGCTTCGACGCCATACGCAACATGGTGTCGGAAGGATTGGGCATTGCCGTCATTCCGGAGCTTGCGCTCAAAGGTGTGGACGCAACCCGTTACAGCGTCGTCCGGCTCACCGACAAATGGTGTTTGCGGAAATTCAAGATCCTCTGGAACGACCAGCTGCCACAGTCCCCGGCAGCCATGCGACTGCTCAGGCATTTGCGAAACGACGCTCTTTGA
- the rng gene encoding ribonuclease G, which produces MNEDILINITPQETRVALILQGAVQELHIERTLSRGLAGNVYLGKVVRVLPGMQSAFIDIGLERAAFLHVADIWEAKPHDGPSNQSVPHIPIEKLLFDGQTITVQVIKDPIGTKGARLSTQISIAGRMLVYLPQDKHIGISQRIENEAEREQLRSKVQSLLPPEEKGGFIIRTMAEDASDADLQMDVEYLRKTWASIIAQTKTKPAPTLMYQDLSLAQRVLRDFVSDDTSNIQVDSRENFQMLQEFGSLYTPSVLPKLMHYRGERPLFDLYGVEEEIERALGRRVDLKSGGYLIVDQTEAMTTIDVNTGSFVNGRNFDDTIFKTNLEAAHAIARQLRLRNLGGIIILDFIDMENPEHRSAVLSELNKALQRDRTKISVSGFSALGLVEMTRKRTRESLAHILCETCPACKGKGQVKTSRTVCYEILREVLREAKQFNPREFRILAAQVVVDMFLEEESQHLAMLGDFIKKPISLQVQTDYQQEQYDIILM; this is translated from the coding sequence ATGAACGAAGACATCCTGATCAACATCACGCCGCAGGAGACGCGCGTCGCGCTGATCCTGCAAGGCGCGGTGCAAGAGCTGCACATCGAGCGCACCCTGTCGCGCGGCCTGGCCGGCAACGTCTATCTCGGCAAAGTCGTGCGCGTGCTGCCCGGCATGCAATCGGCCTTCATCGACATCGGCCTGGAACGCGCCGCCTTCCTGCACGTGGCCGACATCTGGGAAGCCAAGCCGCATGACGGCCCTAGCAACCAGAGCGTGCCGCACATTCCCATCGAAAAGCTGCTGTTCGACGGCCAGACCATCACCGTGCAGGTGATCAAGGATCCGATCGGCACCAAGGGCGCGCGCCTGTCGACGCAGATATCCATCGCCGGCCGCATGCTGGTGTATCTGCCGCAGGACAAGCATATCGGCATTTCGCAGCGCATCGAGAACGAAGCCGAACGCGAACAGCTGCGCAGCAAGGTGCAGAGCCTGCTGCCGCCGGAAGAAAAAGGCGGCTTCATCATCCGTACCATGGCCGAAGATGCGTCCGACGCCGACTTGCAGATGGATGTCGAGTACCTGCGCAAGACCTGGGCCAGCATCATCGCCCAGACCAAGACCAAACCCGCGCCGACGCTGATGTACCAGGATCTGAGCCTGGCCCAGCGCGTGCTGCGCGACTTCGTCAGCGACGACACCTCGAACATCCAGGTCGACTCGCGCGAGAACTTCCAGATGCTGCAGGAGTTCGGCTCGCTCTATACGCCGTCGGTGCTGCCCAAGCTGATGCACTATCGCGGCGAACGGCCGCTGTTCGACCTGTACGGCGTGGAAGAAGAAATCGAACGCGCACTCGGCCGCCGCGTCGATCTCAAGTCGGGCGGTTACCTGATCGTCGACCAGACCGAAGCGATGACCACCATCGACGTCAACACCGGCAGCTTCGTCAACGGCCGCAACTTCGACGACACCATCTTCAAGACGAACCTGGAAGCCGCACACGCCATCGCGCGCCAGCTGCGCCTGCGCAATCTGGGCGGCATCATCATCCTCGACTTCATCGACATGGAAAACCCCGAGCACCGCAGCGCCGTGCTCTCGGAACTGAACAAGGCCCTGCAGCGCGACCGCACCAAGATTTCGGTATCTGGTTTCTCGGCGCTGGGCCTGGTGGAAATGACGCGGAAGCGCACCCGCGAGTCGCTCGCGCACATCCTGTGCGAAACCTGCCCTGCCTGCAAGGGCAAGGGCCAGGTCAAGACCTCGCGTACGGTCTGCTACGAAATCCTGCGCGAAGTGCTGCGCGAGGCGAAGCAATTCAACCCGCGCGAATTCCGCATCCTGGCGGCGCAGGTGGTGGTCGACATGTTCCTCGAAGAAGAGTCGCAACATCTCGCCATGCTCGGCGACTTCATCAAGAAGCCGATCTCATTGCAGGTGCAGACGGATTACCAGCAGGAACAGTACGACATCATTCTGATGTAG
- a CDS encoding Maf family protein — protein MKLADKKIYLASKSPRRRELLRQIGIDFELLLNDKEVDEQVLPNEKPADYVARVTRDKLLSARQTMLYRQLPMRPILSADTTVVVDDLILGKPADIREAVDMITRLSGRTHQVLTSVAVAFQEQMWQITQYSDVAFEALTDDMIRAYCSTQEPFDKAGGYGIQGLASIFIKDIAGSHSGIMGLPLFETAQLLQKTGMRILPQATL, from the coding sequence ATGAAACTTGCTGACAAAAAAATCTACCTCGCCTCCAAGAGTCCCCGCCGGCGCGAACTGCTGCGCCAGATCGGCATCGATTTCGAATTGCTGCTCAACGACAAGGAAGTCGACGAGCAAGTCCTGCCGAATGAAAAGCCGGCCGACTACGTTGCCCGCGTCACCCGCGACAAACTGCTCAGCGCGCGCCAGACCATGCTCTACCGGCAATTGCCGATGCGCCCCATCCTCTCGGCCGACACCACCGTAGTAGTGGACGACCTGATCCTCGGCAAACCGGCCGACATCAGGGAGGCCGTCGACATGATCACGCGCCTGTCCGGCCGCACGCACCAGGTGCTGACCAGCGTTGCGGTGGCCTTCCAGGAACAGATGTGGCAAATCACGCAGTACTCGGACGTCGCCTTCGAAGCCCTGACCGACGACATGATCCGCGCCTATTGCTCGACCCAAGAGCCGTTCGACAAGGCCGGCGGTTACGGCATCCAGGGCCTGGCATCGATTTTCATCAAGGACATCGCCGGCAGCCATTCCGGCATCATGGGCCTGCCGCTGTTCGAGACCGCGCAACTGCTGCAGAAGACCGGCATGCGCATCTTGCCGCAAGCCACATTGTGA
- the rlmH gene encoding 23S rRNA (pseudouridine(1915)-N(3))-methyltransferase RlmH codes for MQLIITAVGHKMPGWIESGFNEYAKRMPAECRVLLKEIKPIERSGSRTAETVMSQERSKIEAALPKGARIVGLDEHGKDITSMQLSQLLTQWQQDGRDVAFVIGGADGLDPGLKASADMLVRISSLTLPHGMVRVLLAEQLYRAWSITQNHPYHRV; via the coding sequence ATGCAGCTCATCATTACCGCCGTCGGTCACAAAATGCCGGGCTGGATCGAATCGGGATTTAACGAATACGCCAAGAGGATGCCGGCCGAGTGCCGCGTCCTGTTGAAAGAAATCAAACCGATCGAACGCTCCGGCAGCAGGACCGCAGAAACCGTGATGTCGCAGGAACGCAGCAAGATCGAAGCGGCGCTGCCGAAAGGCGCGCGCATCGTGGGGCTGGACGAGCACGGCAAGGATATTACTTCGATGCAGTTGTCGCAGCTGCTGACGCAATGGCAGCAGGATGGCCGCGACGTCGCCTTCGTGATCGGCGGCGCCGACGGCCTTGATCCCGGCCTCAAGGCCAGCGCCGACATGCTGGTGCGCATCTCCAGTCTGACGCTGCCGCACGGCATGGTGCGCGTGCTGCTGGCCGAACAGTTGTACCGCGCCTGGTCGATTACGCAGAATCATCCGTATCACCGCGTATAA
- the rsfS gene encoding ribosome silencing factor → MDIKKLQTAVVDALEDVKAQDIKIYDTTHLTSLFDRVAIASGTSNRQTKALAASVRDKVKAKGGNVVSVEGEDTGEWVLVDLGDMIVHIMQPAIRAYYRLEEIWGDKEVKMGAAKRVASSAAAKKAAEDEKPAKIRRTREQAVAVEASQALDDDETPKKPARKPRTASVASDAKPAPKTTRAPRASTTLSASKNKAAAGTGTAVKRKAPAKKAVGTTVKVAMPKSAVASKKAAAAKRPARPKAKA, encoded by the coding sequence ATGGATATCAAAAAACTGCAAACCGCCGTCGTCGACGCGCTGGAAGACGTCAAAGCTCAGGACATCAAGATCTATGACACCACTCACCTGACCAGCCTGTTCGACCGCGTGGCGATCGCCTCCGGGACTTCGAACCGCCAGACCAAGGCGCTCGCCGCTTCGGTGCGCGACAAAGTCAAGGCCAAGGGCGGCAACGTCGTCAGCGTCGAAGGTGAAGACACCGGTGAATGGGTGCTGGTCGATCTGGGCGACATGATCGTCCACATCATGCAGCCGGCCATCCGCGCCTACTACCGCCTGGAAGAAATCTGGGGCGACAAGGAAGTGAAGATGGGCGCAGCCAAGCGCGTCGCCTCCAGCGCCGCCGCCAAGAAAGCCGCCGAAGACGAAAAGCCGGCCAAGATCCGCCGCACCCGCGAGCAAGCCGTGGCGGTCGAAGCCAGCCAGGCGCTCGACGACGACGAAACACCGAAGAAGCCGGCACGCAAGCCGCGCACCGCTTCGGTCGCCTCCGACGCCAAGCCGGCGCCGAAGACCACGCGTGCACCACGCGCTTCGACCACGCTCAGCGCGTCCAAGAACAAGGCTGCAGCCGGCACCGGTACCGCCGTCAAGCGCAAGGCGCCGGCCAAGAAAGCAGTCGGCACTACCGTCAAGGTCGCCATGCCGAAAAGCGCCGTGGCGTCGAAGAAAGCGGCCGCCGCCAAGCGTCCGGCACGTCCAAAAGCCAAGGCCTGA